One genomic region from bacterium encodes:
- the hypE gene encoding hydrogenase expression/formation protein HypE — protein sequence MQKITLSYGDGGKLTYNLIENIFVKHFKNEYLEKLQDASLLKIGKEDICFTTDSYTVSPIFFPGGDIGKLSICGTINDLSVSGATPLFLSSSFIIEEGFDFETLEKIVISMANESKKENVKITTGDTKVVEKGKVDKIFINTGGIGIKDKRMKLGIERIKLGDLVIINGDIGLHGLSIITKREGIEFESSIKSDCSSLYPIVKEIFPFGEKIKFMRDPTRGGVAATLNEIVIKSDIGIKIYKKKIPISEEVNSLCEILGFDPLYIANEGKIIIIVDRKYGEKVVETMRKQQLGKKAEIIGEVTDKIKRKVLIETEIGVERVVEFQAGAQFPRIC from the coding sequence ATGCAAAAAATAACTTTATCTTATGGAGATGGCGGAAAATTAACTTATAATCTTATAGAAAATATTTTTGTAAAACATTTTAAAAATGAATATCTTGAAAAACTCCAAGATGCTTCTTTATTAAAAATTGGGAAAGAAGATATTTGTTTTACAACAGATAGTTATACTGTAAGTCCTATTTTTTTCCCTGGTGGAGATATTGGAAAACTTTCAATCTGTGGAACAATAAATGACCTATCAGTAAGTGGGGCAACCCCTCTTTTTCTTTCTTCATCATTTATAATAGAAGAAGGGTTTGATTTTGAAACACTTGAAAAAATAGTTATTTCAATGGCAAATGAAAGTAAAAAAGAAAATGTAAAAATAACCACTGGTGATACAAAAGTAGTTGAAAAAGGGAAAGTTGATAAAATCTTTATAAATACAGGTGGAATTGGAATAAAAGATAAAAGGATGAAATTAGGAATTGAAAGAATAAAACTTGGAGACCTGGTAATAATAAATGGAGATATTGGATTACATGGGCTTTCTATTATAACAAAGAGAGAAGGTATTGAATTTGAAAGTTCAATTAAAAGTGATTGTTCTTCTTTATATCCTATTGTGAAAGAGATATTTCCATTTGGAGAAAAAATAAAATTTATGAGAGACCCAACAAGAGGTGGTGTTGCGGCAACCTTAAATGAAATAGTTATAAAATCAGATATTGGAATAAAAATTTATAAGAAAAAAATTCCCATAAGTGAAGAAGTTAATTCCTTATGTGAAATTCTCGGTTTTGACCCTCTTTACATAGCAAATGAAGGTAAAATAATTATTATAGTTGATAGAAAATATGGAGAAAAGGTGGTTGAAACAATGAGAAAACAACAATTGGGAAAAAAAGCAGAAATTATAGGAGAAGTAACAGACAAAATAAAAAGAAAAGTTTTAATAGAGACAGAAATTGGAGTTGAAAGAGTTGTTGAGTTCCAGGCAGGTGCTCAATTTCCAAGGATATGCTAA
- the hypD gene encoding hydrogenase formation protein HypD: MKYIQEYRNPEIIKKILKLIEKKTEKYDKNINLMEVCGTHTMVIGKFGIRGVLPENINLLSGPGCPVCVSPNSYIDKAIEFSKIENTIITTFGDMMRVPGSYSSLEKEKSKGREIKVVYSPFDALEIAEKRTDKNIIFLGIGFETTSPIVSSTIKIAKRKKIKNFYVFSGHKLIPPAMELLLKDDEVKIDGFICPGHVSTIIGKKPYNFISKNYNIPCVITGFEPLDIVESIYILIEKIMSKQKGEVIIQYKRAVKEDGNRIARKNMEDVFEEIDSEWRGLGNIEKSGLKIKNDFDEFDAEKKFEVKIPEIKKESSCICGEILKGTKKPFDCKLFAKFCNPENPVGPCMVSSEGTCSAYYKYEIPLQST, encoded by the coding sequence ATGAAATATATACAGGAGTATAGAAACCCGGAAATAATAAAAAAAATATTGAAACTGATAGAAAAAAAGACAGAAAAATATGATAAAAATATAAATTTAATGGAGGTATGTGGAACTCATACGATGGTAATAGGGAAATTTGGGATAAGAGGTGTTTTACCAGAAAACATAAATTTACTTTCTGGACCGGGGTGCCCTGTATGTGTTAGTCCAAATTCATATATAGATAAAGCAATAGAATTTTCTAAAATTGAAAACACAATTATTACTACTTTTGGAGATATGATGAGAGTTCCTGGCTCTTATTCTTCTCTTGAAAAAGAAAAAAGCAAAGGTAGAGAAATAAAAGTTGTATATTCTCCTTTTGATGCTCTTGAAATTGCTGAAAAAAGGACTGATAAAAATATAATATTTCTTGGAATTGGGTTTGAAACAACATCCCCAATTGTATCTTCTACTATTAAAATAGCAAAAAGAAAAAAAATAAAAAATTTTTATGTTTTTTCAGGACATAAACTTATTCCACCTGCAATGGAATTACTCTTAAAAGATGATGAAGTTAAAATTGATGGTTTTATATGTCCGGGGCATGTCAGCACAATAATAGGTAAGAAGCCATACAATTTTATATCAAAGAATTATAATATTCCATGTGTTATTACTGGATTTGAACCGTTAGATATAGTTGAGAGTATTTATATTTTAATTGAAAAAATTATGTCAAAACAAAAAGGTGAAGTTATAATTCAGTATAAAAGAGCAGTAAAAGAGGATGGAAATAGAATTGCCAGAAAAAATATGGAAGATGTTTTTGAAGAAATTGATTCAGAGTGGAGAGGACTTGGGAATATAGAAAAAAGTGGACTTAAAATAAAAAATGACTTTGATGAATTTGATGCTGAAAAAAAATTTGAAGTAAAAATACCTGAAATAAAAAAAGAAAGTTCCTGTATATGCGGAGAAATACTTAAAGGAACAAAAAAGCCATTTGATTGTAAATTATTTGCCAAATTTTGTAATCCAGAAAATCCAGTAGGACCATGCATGGTATCATCAGAAGGGACATGTTCTGCTTATTATAAATATGAGATTCCTCTTCAATCAACATAG
- a CDS encoding HypC/HybG/HupF family hydrogenase formation chaperone, whose product MCLAVPMKVEKVMKDNFAIVSLGTVKKKVNISLVKSVKKGNYLIVHAGFAITKLDKKQAGKTLKLLSEMGK is encoded by the coding sequence ATGTGTTTAGCAGTTCCAATGAAAGTTGAAAAAGTAATGAAAGATAATTTTGCCATTGTTTCTCTTGGTACAGTTAAGAAAAAGGTAAATATTTCTCTTGTTAAAAGTGTTAAAAAGGGTAATTATTTAATTGTTCATGCTGGTTTTGCAATAACAAAACTTGATAAAAAACAAGCAGGGAAAACATTGAAATTATTAAGTGAGATGGGCAAATGA
- the hypF gene encoding carbamoyltransferase HypF yields the protein MKLLKNKNERVCLKISGIVQGVGFRPTIYRYAKEENLSGFVRNTSEGVYIEIEGPQKNIKNFLKKIKNYPPPRAKIKKIKVIPLSIENEKNFRIIESKKQKSLKVEISPDIATCPDCLKELFDPSNRRYLFPFINCTNCGPRFTIIKNIPYDRKNTTMSEFIMCEKCQQEYNNPESRRFHTQPNCCFDCGPGMFLKNKKGEIVEEGIKSIENTSWFIEKGKIVAIKGIGGYHLACNALNEEVVETLRERKNRIDKPFAIMARDIKTIEEFCYISKEEKGYLNSWQSPIVLLKKKNNKIPSIVAPSNNYLGFMLPYTPIHHILFFLNKNLKVLVMTSGNLSEEPIVYDDKQAFEKLKGIFDFFLTHNREIYINCDDSLLKVFKGSSYFIRRSRGYVPEMIEFPYKFKKNIFSAGSDMSNTFALTKENKVYPSQHIGDIGNVSSIDSYKRSIKLLEKTLEIKPEVICYDIHPQYFSSKIAVSMIEENKDIIGIGVQHHHAHIASVMAENKLKNEKIIGIAFDGTGFGTDKNIWGGEFLICDYTEFERVSHLDYIPLPGGEKAIKEIWRLGCIYLYKTFGNKFLSLDIDFVKNIDIKKWKIIEKMIEKRINCPLTSSMGRLFDAVSSICSIRNTINYQGQAAIELEMKIEKTKSEPYNYQIKKENNVYIINVEKMIEEIVHDLIDKKTVGFISYRFHITISDIIRKVVNIIRQERKINKVALSGGVFQNNFLLEKTYNDLKKDGFELFIHRKVPTNDGGICLGQAVIGNFLLKGEKQCV from the coding sequence GTGAAATTATTAAAAAATAAAAATGAAAGAGTTTGTTTGAAAATATCCGGAATAGTTCAGGGTGTTGGTTTCAGACCCACTATTTACAGGTATGCAAAGGAAGAAAACCTTTCTGGTTTTGTCCGTAATACATCCGAAGGTGTTTATATAGAAATTGAAGGACCTCAAAAAAATATAAAAAATTTTCTCAAGAAAATCAAAAATTATCCTCCACCAAGGGCTAAAATAAAAAAGATAAAAGTTATTCCTTTAAGTATTGAAAATGAAAAAAACTTCAGAATAATTGAGAGTAAAAAACAAAAATCCCTAAAAGTAGAAATTTCACCTGATATTGCTACTTGTCCTGATTGTTTAAAAGAACTTTTTGACCCGAGTAATAGAAGGTATCTTTTCCCATTTATTAACTGCACTAATTGTGGTCCAAGATTTACAATAATAAAAAATATTCCTTATGATAGAAAAAATACAACAATGTCTGAATTTATTATGTGTGAAAAATGTCAACAAGAATATAATAACCCTGAAAGTAGAAGATTTCATACCCAACCAAATTGTTGTTTTGATTGTGGACCTGGTATGTTTTTAAAAAATAAAAAAGGAGAAATAGTAGAAGAGGGGATAAAAAGTATAGAAAATACCTCTTGGTTTATTGAAAAAGGAAAAATTGTTGCTATTAAAGGAATTGGTGGTTATCATCTTGCATGTAATGCTTTAAATGAAGAAGTTGTTGAAACATTGAGGGAGAGGAAAAATAGAATTGATAAACCATTTGCCATTATGGCAAGGGATATAAAAACAATTGAAGAATTTTGCTATATCAGTAAAGAAGAAAAAGGATATCTTAATTCATGGCAAAGTCCAATAGTCCTTTTGAAGAAAAAAAATAATAAAATTCCTTCAATAGTTGCCCCTTCAAATAATTATTTGGGCTTTATGCTACCATATACACCCATCCATCATATTCTTTTCTTTTTAAATAAAAATTTAAAAGTTCTTGTTATGACAAGTGGAAATTTGTCAGAAGAACCAATTGTTTATGATGATAAACAGGCATTTGAGAAACTAAAAGGAATTTTTGACTTTTTTCTTACTCACAATAGGGAAATTTATATAAATTGTGATGATTCTTTATTGAAGGTATTCAAAGGAAGTTCATATTTCATAAGGCGTTCAAGAGGCTATGTTCCTGAAATGATTGAATTCCCGTATAAATTTAAAAAAAATATATTTTCTGCTGGTTCTGATATGAGTAATACTTTTGCTTTAACAAAAGAAAACAAAGTTTATCCCAGTCAGCATATTGGAGACATTGGAAATGTATCTTCAATTGACTCATATAAAAGGTCAATAAAACTTCTTGAAAAAACTCTTGAAATAAAACCAGAAGTTATATGTTATGATATTCATCCTCAATATTTCTCATCTAAAATTGCAGTAAGTATGATTGAAGAAAACAAAGATATAATTGGAATTGGCGTCCAGCATCATCATGCTCATATTGCATCTGTTATGGCTGAAAATAAGCTTAAAAATGAAAAAATAATAGGAATTGCTTTTGATGGAACTGGATTTGGAACAGACAAAAACATCTGGGGGGGGGAATTTCTAATATGTGATTATACTGAATTTGAAAGGGTCTCTCATCTTGATTATATTCCTTTACCTGGTGGAGAAAAGGCAATAAAGGAAATATGGCGTTTGGGTTGTATTTATTTATACAAAACATTTGGTAATAAATTCCTTTCTCTTGATATTGATTTTGTAAAGAATATTGATATAAAAAAATGGAAAATAATTGAAAAAATGATTGAAAAAAGGATAAATTGCCCTTTAACTTCAAGTATGGGACGACTTTTTGATGCTGTTTCTTCAATATGTTCAATAAGAAATACAATAAATTATCAAGGTCAGGCAGCAATTGAACTTGAAATGAAAATTGAAAAAACAAAAAGTGAACCATATAATTATCAAATCAAGAAAGAAAATAATGTTTATATTATCAATGTTGAAAAAATGATTGAGGAAATTGTTCATGACCTGATTGATAAAAAAACAGTTGGTTTTATTTCATATAGGTTTCATATAACAATTTCTGATATAATAAGGAAAGTTGTAAATATCATAAGGCAAGAAAGAAAAATAAATAAAGTTGCTTTATCAGGTGGTGTCTTTCAAAACAATTTTTTACTTGAAAAAACATATAATGATTTAAAAAAAGATGGGTTTGAATTATTTATTCATAGAAAAGTTCCAACAAATGATGGTGGAATTTGTCTTGGGCAGGCAGTTATAGGTAATTTTTTATTGAAAGGAGAAAAACAATGTGTTTAG
- a CDS encoding NAD(P)H-dependent oxidoreductase — protein sequence MKKILIVYCSLGGNTEAAAFAIKKGIKSNEDVEVVIKKGFQADIDDLLSADGIIFGSGDYFGYMGGVLKDFFDRTFYPSRGKVEGKPYFAFLTHGGGGKGIESIENIAQTFNFKKVMDSIVIKGKPDKNMEEKLFDAGRKFCEIIKK from the coding sequence ATGAAAAAAATTCTTATTGTTTATTGTTCATTAGGAGGTAATACCGAAGCTGCTGCTTTTGCAATAAAAAAAGGGATAAAAAGCAATGAAGATGTTGAAGTTGTTATAAAAAAAGGATTTCAGGCAGATATTGATGATTTACTTTCAGCCGATGGGATAATTTTTGGTTCAGGAGATTATTTTGGTTACATGGGAGGAGTACTTAAAGATTTTTTTGATAGAACATTTTATCCATCAAGAGGCAAGGTTGAAGGAAAACCATATTTTGCATTTCTTACACATGGTGGAGGAGGTAAAGGTATCGAAAGTATTGAAAACATTGCTCAGACATTTAACTTTAAAAAAGTTATGGATTCAATTGTTATAAAGGGTAAGCCAGATAAAAATATGGAAGAGAAACTTTTTGATGCAGGAAGAAAATTCTGTGAAATTATTAAAAAATAA